One window of the Colletotrichum destructivum chromosome 6, complete sequence genome contains the following:
- a CDS encoding Putative Zinc finger, UBP-type, Zinc finger, RING/FYVE/PHD-type, ubiquitin specific protease, which yields MTARPTTPMSPKTAKVKSPVPGIPVFGCEHIQRLFTQSQEVTTQSVHHYKMILKNIFEQTPIVPQTSKNSDGQVMTSLTSNYLCLQCSTIVNEEDRLKHGTKKQHRFYVDSRSGALYCQICDDLVWDPTLEELRVRKMGTGTFSSRKRKHDEMFSDGVKDSTASNPGFISNNTTTASCKANGLRGIYNAGATCYQNVVLQSFLHNPLLRNFYLSDGHQSTDCSLTNCLSCAMDDMFQDFYAVENTNGFTAASILSGFWISEKKAFENLVTTKEQDAHEFFQFLAEELHERNGDGKRPETGSEHTCNCIIHQTFYGKLQSSTTCQNCGGVTNAVQSFLDLSLGLENLSHKRKKGGPKVPSLTLQECLDEEYVKSDKCEYRCHNCSSMQQAKRATSIKRLPNVLAIQLKRFEYKQGRHDRAPSKIDTVVNFPLQLNMLPYTTRGRGADPKDAFELGRSCTYDLLSVVVHVGEIDTGHYVSYCRVGDQWFKFNDHKVEMAPKSDVLSAQPYLLFYIIRSLS from the exons ATGACTGCTCGGCCGACAACACCAATGTCCCCAAAGACCGCCAAGGTCAAGTCGCCAGTTCCTGGAATACCGGTCTTTGGATGCG AGCACATCCAACGGCTCTTCACACAGTCTCAGGAGGTCACAACTCAGTCTGTCCACCACTACAAGATGATCCTGAAGAACATCTTTGAACAGACACCCATTGTACCACAGACGTCTAAGAACTCTGACGGTCAGGTCATGACCTCCCTCACATCCAACTACCTCTGCCTGCAATGCTCTACAATTGTCAACGAGGAGGATCGTCTAAAACATGGCACGAAGAAGCAGCATCGGTTCT ATGTCGATTCACGCAGCGGTGCTCTTTATTGCCAGATCTGCGATGACCTGGTCTGGGACCCCACATTGGAAGAGCTTCGTGTCCGCAAGATGGGAACGGGAACCTTTTCGA GTCGCAAGAGGAAACATGATGAGATGTTTTCTGATGGTGTCAAGGACAGTACTGCAAGCAACCCGGGCTTCATCTCCAACAATACCACCACGGCCTCTTGCAAAGCAAACGGTCTGCGTGGTATCTACAATGCTGGAGCAACATGCTACCAGAACGTGGTCCTACAGAGCTTCCTCCACAATCCTTTGCTCCGCAACTTCTACCTCAGCGATGGTCACCAGAGTACCGACTGCTCATTGACTAACTGCCTCAGCTGCGCCATGGACGACATGTTCCAGGACTTTTACGCCGTTGAGAATACTAATGGATTCACAGCCGCGAGTATTCTCTCTGGATTCTGGATATCTGAAAAGAAGGCGTTCGAGAACCTCGTTACCACCAAGGAACAGGATGCCCATGAATTCTTTCagttcctcgccgaggagctccaTGAGCGCAACGGGGACGGCAAGCGGCCCGAGACTGGCAGCGAACATACGTGCAATTGCATCATCCACCAGACGTTCTACGGCAAGTTACAGAGTTCTACCACCTGTCAGAACTGCGGAGGTGTCACCAACGCGGTGCAGTCGTTTCTGGATCTCAGTCTTGGACTGGAGAACCTGTCTcacaagaggaagaagggtgGTCCCAAGGTGCCCAGTTTGACTCTCCAGGAGTGCCTAGACGAGGAGTATGTCAAGTCGGACAAGTGCGAGTACCGATGCCACAACTGCAGCTCGATGCAGCAGGCGAAGCGGGCCACCAGTATTAAAAGGCTGCCGAACGTGCTCGCCATCCAACTGAAG CGCTTCGAGTACAAGCAGGGTCGACATGACCGCGCGCCCTCAAAGATCGACACAGTTGTCAACTTTCCTCTGCAGCTCAATATGCTGCCATATACAACCAGGGGCAGAGGCGCGGACCCCAAGGACGCGTTCGAGCTCGGAAGATCATGCACCTACGACCTACTTAGTGTTGTGGTTCACGTTGGCGAGATCGATACGG GTCACTACGTCTCGTACTGCCGAGTGGGTGATCAGTGGTTCAAATTCAATGACCACAAAGTCGAGATGGCGCCCAAGTCGGACGTACTGAGTGCCCAGCCATACCTACTCTTCTACATTATCCGCTCCCTTTCGTAG
- a CDS encoding Putative ribosome-assembly protein, whose amino-acid sequence MAAAAAASQEFNAFYLQRTTQEFAEDLDKVREADDFKADSVPFLVHALQQGTALYSARDQERVARPAAVTPASTTAVAAEDEDVEMTETATGRIEKGEKEPTGGKKEKKDKTKNRKRTSG is encoded by the coding sequence atggccgccgccgccgccgcatcccAGGAATTTAACGCCTTTTACCTTCAGCGAACGACCCAGGAATTCGCCGAAGACCTCGACAAGgtccgcgaggccgacgacttCAAAGCTGACTCGGTGCCCTTCCTCGTTCACGCCCTGCAGCAGGGAACCGCGCTTTACTCGGCCCGTGACCAGGAGCGCGTTGCTAGACCTGCCGCTGTTACCCCTGCTTCTACCACAGCCGTGGCCgcggaggatgaggatgtggAAATGACGGAGACAGCGACTGGGAGAAttgagaagggggagaaggagcCCACGggcggcaagaaggagaagaaggacaagaccAAAAACAGGAAGAGGACATCCGGTTGA
- a CDS encoding Putative metallo-beta-lactamase, winged helix-like DNA-binding domain superfamily — protein sequence MASTLVTLPEVERLSPVCIRILGGNPGKFTLQGTNTYLLGRGSRRILIDTGEGMPSWIAAVKSTLEQEKASVETVLITHWHRDHQGGIRQLLELSPDSRVFKNQPEEGQLDISDGQKFTVDGVSLTAVFTPGHTVDHMTFVLEEEDAMFTADNVLGQGTAVFEDMATYLDSLEKMRHLFKGRAYPGHGPVIEHGPSKILEYIRHRKAREEQVIRTLQMERQDEGIQGATNAWTPMELVKVIYHDVPEELHIPASGGVMQILAKLAKEERVVESNDRWTLKARLA from the coding sequence ATGGCCTCTACACTGGTGACGCTGCCCGAAGTGGAGCGCCTGAGTCCGGTCTGTATTCGCATTCTGGGGGGCAACCCGGGAAAGTTCACGCTGCAAGGCACCAACACATACTTGCTAGGGCGAGGCAGCCGCCGCATCCTGATCGACACCGGCGAGGGCATGCCGTCATGGATTGCGGCTGTCAAATCCACCCTGGAACAGGAGAAGGCAAGCGTCGAGACAGTCCTGATCACCCACTGGCACCGGGATCATCAGGGTGGCATTCGGCAGCTGCTGGAGTTGTCCCCGGACTCCAGGGTCTTCAAGAACCAACCCGAAGAGGGCCAATTAGACATCTCGGACGGTCAAAAGTTTACCGTTGACGGGGTCAGCCTTACGGCTGTCTTCACCCCGGGGCACACTGTGGATCACATGACCTTCGTtctggaggaggaggacgccaTGTTCACGGCGGACAACGTCTTGGGCCAGGGGACGGCTGTGTTTGAGGATATGGCGACCTACCTCGACAGTCTTGAGAAGATGCGACACCTGTTCAAGGGGAGGGCGTACCCAGGCCACGGACCGGTTATCGAACATGGCCCATCCAAGATTCTCGAGTACATCAGACACCGGAAGGCTCGCGAAGAGCAGGTCATCCGCACATTACAGATGGAGAGGCAAGACGAAGGGATCCAAGGTGCGACCAACGCCTGGACGCCCATGGAGCTCGTCAAGGTTATATACCATGACGTTCCGGAGGAGCTGCATATCCCGGCAAGCGGTGGAGTCATGCAGATTCTGGCCAAGCTCGCGAAGGAAGAAAGAGTAGTCGAGAGCAATGATAGATGGACGCTGAAAGCTCGATTGGCATAG
- a CDS encoding Putative protein YTP1, translating to MNLVIKQFFAVVALGVVPLALAHSAQENGANVMNMDMDTSHGADEPNKPDTDSYPPTYFALADHAGLMYAHIGTMVLAWVFVLPVAVMLSIARSRYTLALQFVFLAVNALGVLLGAVYNAATPDLYPNNAHHKLGWLVTWIVSVQVLIGLLGMAAGALKGESRGAYDHNECQSFIPISTAAMAEHHRIHGSPFASEYRLSNDSGQGTEPCTESLRSHSRSLSSNEASPRISGDHQKEFIEDDQDHEDGPSMPMPSSSGNQKKANTILAKVAAKISLRVWKGLLYIYNLVDRIVLPLGSITLCLGIVAYGRFFEGNGIFSGLAHWVKGGIFFWLGLLTLGRWTGSFGEIGWAWNVRPKRNDSKRRPSAEFVESALIFVYGSTNIFLEHLGNWGGEYSAQDLEHISITVLFIGGGLVGMLIESSRVRDFLNTSVIDATVVAPEQSYDDEERNMLQPPRQYSFSINPIPALVILLLGFMMSSHTQHSMTSSMVHKQWGNLLTGASFARGFTYVIMYLKPPTSVLPSRPPTELLAAFGLISGGIIFMASASDTVQGMEHYNLDAMFMYTVTMGLVGLLMAWEIIVLAIKGWAVRNEAGRLMYRHV from the exons ATGAACCTAGTAATCAAGCAGTTTTTCGCTGTTGTGGCATTGGGCGTCGTGCCACTGGCTCTTGCCCATAGTGCTCAAGAAAATGGTGCAAACGTCATGAATATGGATATGGATACATCCCACGGCGCAGACGAGCCCAACAAGCCCGATACCGACAGTTACCCGCCCACATACtttgccctcgccgaccaTGCGGGACTCATGTACGCGCATATTGGCACAATGGTGCTCGCCTGGGTCTTTGTGCTTCCAGTTG CTGTTATGCTCTCAATCGCACGGTCGAGGTATACGCTTGCACTTCAGtttgtcttcctcgccgtgAATGCTCTCGGCGTGCTTTTGGGGGCGGTTTACAACGCCGCCACCCCCGATCTATATCCCAACAACGCGCATCACAagctgggctggctggtgaCCTGGATCGTTTCGGTGCAGGTCCTGATTGGCCTACTGGGAATGGCTGCCGGCGCCTTGAAGGGCGAATCCCGTGGAGCGTACGATCATAACGAGTGCCAGTCCTTCATCCCCATTtccaccgccgccatggccgagcaCCACCGTATCCACGGGTCACCGTTCGCCAGCGAGTACCGCCTCTCCAATGACAGCGGCCAGGGCACCGAGCCTTGTACAGAGTCGTTGCGAAGCCACTCCCGCTCCTTGTCGTCCAACGAAGCATCCCCGCGCATTTCGGGCGATCATCAGAAAGAGTTTATTGAGGATGATCAAGATCATGAGGACGGCCCTTCCATGCCCATGCCGAGCAGCAGTGGCAACCAGAAGAAGGCGAACACGATCCTTGCCAAGGTCGCAGCCAAGATTTCGTTGCGTGTGTGGAAGGGTCTGTTGTATATCTACAACCTTGTTGACAGGATCGTTCTGCCTTTAGGCTCCATCACGTTGTGTCTGGGCATCGTAGCGTACGGGCGTTTCTTC GAGGGCAACGGCATCTTCAGCGGTCTGGCGCATTGGGTCAAGGGCGGCATTTTCTTCTGGCTTGGTCTATTGACTTTGGGCCGCTGGACTGGCAGCTTCGGCGAAATAGGATGG GCGTGGAACGTTCGGCCGAAGCGTAACGACAGTAAGCGGCGGCCTTCGGCCGAGTTTGTCGAGAGCGCCCTCATCTTTGTTTACGGCTCGACAAACATCTTTCTCGAGCACCTCGGCAACTGGGGAGGGGAATACAGCGCGCAGGATCTGGAGCACATCTCTATCACCGTGCTGTTCATTGGTGGTGGATTG GTCGGCATGCTCATTGAGTCGAGTCGCGTTCGAGATTTCCTGAATACCTCGGTCATCGACGCCACTGTGGTCGCCCCTGAGCAAAgctacgacgacgaggagcggAACATGCTCCAGCCGCCGAGACAATACAGCTTCTCTATCAACCCTATCCCGGCGTTAGTGATTCTTCTCCTGGGCTTCATGATGAGCTCGCATACGCAACACTCGATGACTTCGAGCATGGTTCACAAGCAATGGGGCAACCTGCTCACCGGTGCTTCTTTCGCCCGTGGCTTCACCTATGTCATCATGTATCTGAAGCCACCCACTTCGGTCTTGCCATCCCGGCCCCCTACCGAACTTCTCGCTGCTTTTGGCCTGATATCCGGAGGTATCATCTTCATGGCCAGT GCCAGCGACACCGTCCAGGGCATGGAACACTATAACCTGGATGCAATGTTCATGTACACGGTGACTATGGGTCTCGTTGGGCTCTTAATGGCCTGGGAGATAATCGTTCTGGCCATCAAGGGCTGGGCGGTCCGCAACGAGGCCGGGCGGTTGATGTACCGGCATGTCTGA